Within Flavobacterium pisciphilum, the genomic segment TTGTAAAATGTCCATTTGCCCATTGCTCCAATAAAAACAATTGGGTGTCGCTAAGCGCCATAAACTTCATGATATTTTCATTACTAACAGAATTACTTCCCGAATTAATTGGCATCATCGGAAACCTGTTATCTCCATCCATTTTAAAAAGTTCTTCCTGCGGTAGATAATTTGGCTGTGGTGGCTGGGCATCTGCTTGTCTGAAATAAGAGTAATAAACCTGACGGTTGTCTCGATTTTCATCCGATGGATCTGAATAATCAAAAGCATTACTCGCAAAAGCCATCATAGGCTGAACATTGGCAACCCATTGATATCTACTGATTCTATTAATAATTGGCAAAATATCTCGTTGAAAATTCGCATCGTATTTTTTATTCCAAACACCATTATTGCACATTTCTGGTACAAGATTAAAATTTTGTACAGCAACATCAAACATGGTATCACTCAAATTGGAAATATTTACAATTTCTGGAGCAAAATCGGGTGAACCCACAACTACCCACGCATTCAACTCAACCGAAGAACCATCAGTAAACGTAACAGTACAATATACTGGACCATCTGAAATATCATCATGCCAAGTGTTTGAACCTCCATAACTAGTAAGTGGTTCCTTCCCGCCAGCGTTTCCATAACCTCCTAATACAACAAGTCTTCCAGATTTATCAGTCAATAAATCACCAAGTGTTTTAATTGCTACGCCATAAGTAACTCCCGATTCATTTGGATACTGGATTGGATAGCCCACAGGCGCATTTTCTTTATTAAAACCTATAGATTGAAGCTTTCCTGAAACACTACGAGGTCCTGGATCAATAAATAAGGTTTTCCTATTTTCACCTGTAATATCAGGGTTACGCAAAGGAATACCCTGATTTTCATAACTATTTTCTCCTCCATACAAAAGATTCCCTTGAAGTTCAGAATACTGATACCATTCTGCTTTTTTGCTCGCAAGGTGTACTGTCCAATGAATCGAAGCAACATTTGGAGAATCTAAAGTTAGTTCTTCTCCTTTTTCATTGCAAATTGTAAACGGTTGCCCTTGTCTTTTTACGCGACCTACCGAATCTTTAAACTGCGAGATCGGACCAATCACATTGCCTTCGTTATCTGCATCATAAGGCAAACCTCCTATCTCTGTTGGAGATAAACAAATTTCTGTGGTGCTGTTACCTAGTCTGGCTATCCCCACTGATGGATGTAAAGTTAAGTTCATTTTTAGAAATACCCTACTCATTAGGCTTTTCGGTTTCGCCTTAATCATTTCTGATTAAATTAAGTGTTATAGTATATTTGGGTTTATACAACAAGAGGAATAACTTACTGTACCTAAGTAAACTTATAGAATAAATTCCGTCTGCGTGTAGGTAAAAACACCTGATTTTAAGGAAGTATTGATTTCTAAAAATTTAACCACATAGTAATATAAAACCGAATTACACCCATCTGGCTCATTTTATATTTTTAATAAATTATGATAAGACATTGAAATTCAAATAACACATAAAAAAAATGGAATCTAGGTTGTTACCTAAATTCCATTTGCTTTTTTTGGACAGTACTATTTTTAAATAGCAATCAAATTGATAGCTAAATTATTGAAGTAAACTTATTCTTTATCTTTAGTAAAAAAGATAACTTTTCCATCTTTTTTAAGTTGAGTCTCTCCGTGCCAATTTGTATACTCGTATTTATCGTTATGAGCCTTAACCCCAGAAGCCGTAGTATCTTGAACCATTTCAATTTTTTCACCACTTAGATCAATAGTCAGCGTACCTTTTTCATTATCAAAGTTTGTAATCAATTGAATTCCTTCACTGTTAGTAACAGTATCAGTAATAATTTCTGCTGAAGTAATCGCTTCAGTACTCTCTATACTTGTTGAATCTTTATCAAGTTTTGTTTCTTTAGAATCATTTTTACAAGAACTAATGGCTAAGGCTGCAATCATAATTGCGCCAGCTAATTTTACTTTTCTCATTTATATAATATTTTATTAATTATAACTAGTAGTTTGTAAGGAACTATCCTTGCTAACTCAAAAAACAAATATTATGCCATAGTAGAAACAATACAGCATATTCTAATTTTGTTTATCTGTTGAAATTCAAAGCAAATTTTATAGATAAGTATAATTAATACTGGCTAATACTTAAAAAGCGTTGCCATAATAACTAGGCAAATTTTAGTATCTTTACTACTATGATGGAAATAGGAATAGATAGTTTTGCCTCGGCAATGTACGGGGATAACAATACGCTAAGTAGCGTAGATGCAATGGAGCAATTACTACAAAGAATTGAACTAGCAGATCAAGTTGGTCTCGACGTATTTGGTATAGGTGAGCATCATAAAAAGGAATTTTTAGACTCAGCTACAACAGTTATACTTGCCGCAGCAGCTGCAAAGACAAATACAATTCGGTTAACCAGCGCTGTAAGTGTTTTAAGTGCTGCTGATCCGGTACGACTATATCAAAGTTTTGCTACGCTAGATTTAATCTCTAAGGGAAGAGCTGAGATTGTTGTAGGACGTGGGTCATCTGTAGAGGCCTATCCCCTCTTTGGGTTTAATCTCAATGATTATGATCAATTGTTCAAAGAAAAACTAGAGCTATTGCTACAAATTCGAGATAATGAGTTTGTAACTTGGTCGGGGAAATTCCGTCCAGCATTAAATAATCTCCCTATTTATCCACGAGCATTACAAGAAAAATTACCAATATGGTTGGGTGTTGGCGGAACTCCAGAATCATTTGTTAGAGCAGGAACACTCGGACTACCTCTTATGGTAGCTGTTATTGGAGGACAAACACATCGCTTCCGCCCACTGATCGATTTGTACCGCGAGGCAGGTCAAGCTGCTGGATATGCCCCAAAAGAACTTAAAGTAGGATTACATTCACCAGGTTATGTAGGTAGTACAACTGATAAAACAATTGCTGACTATTATCCTGGATATGCCGAGCTCTGGACCAAATTAGGAAAAGAACGTGGTTGGCCACCAGTAACAAAAGCACAGTTTGATGGCCTTATTGATACAAAAGGTGTTTTAGTAGTGGGTAATCCTGAACAAGTAGCAGAAAAAATAGTAAGACATAGTGAAGCACTTGGTGGGATTTCGAGGTTTACTTTTCAAATGGATAATGCTGGACTTACACATTCACAATTAATGAATGCAATAGAATTGATTGGAACAAAGGTTATCCCATTAATCAGAAAGGCTGAATGATACTATAAACAATTTTGACCTGCTTATTTGCGTGCTTTTTCAGCTACGATTTAAGTCAGAATAGTACATTGAAAAAAAAATGATGATTTTAACAGCAAATTATTTAATTGTTACACACAAAATTTTACTTTTGCGCTCTTAATTAAATAAAGCATTATTATGAACGACTTATTCGCCAAAATCGCAACAGAATTCGAAACATTTAAAACTGAATATGAATCACTAGTTGAGAAAGGTGTGAAAGCAGCTGGTCCTAGAGCTCGTAAATCAACTCTTGAATTAGAGAAACTATTAAAAGAATTCAGAAAAGTTTCTGTAGAAGAATCAAAAAAATAATTTTATTCTCAATTAAAAGCCCCCTAGGATTTCCTAGGGGGCTTTAATCTTCATGTTTAGGTAAGTATATCTAACCAATTAAATATTAACAAACTAAAGAAGATGTTTTTATAAGTTTTTCAGATGACTTAGTTTGATCTTCAATCGGGGCATCAGGAGCTTTTTCTCTTAAGAATTCCATCCCTTTATCACGTGAAATTCTGTCCTCATACATCTTACTCATTCCAATAATTTTCCCGTTAAAAGCCTTCAAATTGAAATAAACCTTATCATCTGAAATTGTTTTTTTGAAGAATTTGTTGCTATCCTGCGAATTCGTTTTTACAGATTCAACCCCTTTTTCGCACATAAATTTTCTTGTGTATCCGCTACTTCTTAAGATTATATCTTCATTTTTATCAATAAAATAAAATTGAAACTCATCATTTGCATTTTTTGTAATTACAAATTTTTCCATTCTTTAAAATTAATTATGTATTATATTTTTAATCGTTATTCTGCCATTTTTAATCATTGAATGTCACTGTAAACGTACTTCCCACCCCAACTGCACTTTCAACGCTTACAGCTCCATTCATTGATTCTATCTGGTTTTTTGTAATATATAAACCAATACCATGTGCATCTTCATGTTTATGAAATGTCTTGTACATTCCAAATAACAAATGCCCGTGTTTTTTTAAATCTATACCTAACCCATTGTCAGTTATAGTAAATACTTTTTTCCCTTTCTCGATAAAGAAATTAAACTCAATTATTAAATCTCTATCTGGATGTGCATATTTAATCGCATTAGTACAAAAATTCAATAAGACACTTTCTAGATAAGCAGGATTAAAATTTATCGTTGCATCCTTTGGAATATTATTTATAATTGTACCTAAATCTCTATAATTATATGCACTAACAACATCCAGTACTTTCTTCAAATAATTATTTAAGTTTAAAGGCTTAACAACTATATTCACATTATTCTGAATGTTTACTATTTGAGATAAATCTGTAATTGTTTTGTTTAAATCATTAGATACTGTTCTCAAATAACCAAAAGCCTCACTATCCTCCATGCTTTTATTTTCAGAATCAATCATATCTAAAAGCAATTTTAAATTCCCAACATGCGAATTTAAATTGTGAGCTACTATATGCGAAAAATTCAACAATTGGCTATTCTTTTCGCTGTAGAGCTTCATGGTTTTAACCAATTCTAATTCTTTTTCCTTTTGAGCTGTAATGTCCGTATGTGTTCCTATAACACGTAATGGTTTGCCATTACTATCACGCTCTATTACTTCACCTCTATCTAAAATCCATTTGTATCTTCCGCTAGAAGTTAATACTCTATGGAAATTTTCATAAAAAGGTGTTTCCTTTTCAAAATGCTCATTAATAGCAGCATAATATTCTTCTAAATCATCTGGATGCACTATTTCATCCCAGCGTTCTGGATTATCAAAAATATCTGCTGAATTTATTTCCAGTATTTTAAAAGATTGTGATGAATAAAAAACTGTATTTGTTTTAATATTCCAATCCCATACTCCAGTATTTGAAGCTTCAAGAGCAAACTGAAAGCGTTCTTCCAAAACTTTTAGCTTTAGTTCTTGAGCCTGTAATTCTGATACATTAAAAAATTTTCCAGAAAAGGCAGGTACTCTGTCTTCACGAGATTTTGGGCGAAAATTATTTATAGCATTAGAACTATCCCTTTTATAAAAATCAAATCCCATATCATATATTTCTAAACTAATTAACACTAAATTTAAAATGACTGCAGGTCAAAATAAATTTTCACAAAATCAACATTTGATGTTTCTAGAATCAAAAAACATAGAAATAAATATCAATATATAATTACCTCTTTATGTTCATTACAAATATACTACCAATGAAATCAATACTTTATAGTACAAAAAACAACTTACTATAGAACTAGTACTACAGGATATAATCTAGTAATGTGCTTTGTTACAGGCGAAAAAAAAAGTGAGGGAATTATAGCCCTCACTTTTTAAAACATTTATGTCGATAAAATATAGTAATGAATATGAAACCTATAAAGTTTCATCATGATATAATTGAAATATCTTTATGAGTTCGGCCAAGTTGTCGACTTCTAATTTTTCAAAAATTCTGTTTTTATAGGTGCTAACAGTAGTTTTCTTAATCTTTAATAATTCTAATATCTCTAGATTACCATATCCTTTAACAAACAAACGAGCTACTTCCATCTCCCGATTCGATAATGCTTCTAATGGATTGCTGGGTTTTTTAGAAATATAAGAATCCAGTATTTTATCTTTTATATTTTGAGTCATGTATTTTCCAGATGAGATCATTGAGTTTATTGCTAACTTCATTTCATCTTCTGAACTTTCTTTGGTTAAATACCCCGATGCTCCAGCATTCAAATATCTCATGGCGTAGATGCTTTCTTCTAAGGCAGAAAATATCAATATTTTTACATCAGGCTGGATTGCCTTGATTTCTGCCAAAATATTTATGCTATTGCCATCTGGAAAGTTTACATCCAAAATCAATAAATCTATTTTAACTTCTTTTAAAATTTTAAAAGTATCATTAAAAGTTGCTGCCTTGTAAACCGTTGCACCTAAGAACAGCTCTTTAAGAACTAGATTAACTCCCTGACGCACTACAACATGGTCGTCGGCAATTAAAAAACTATAGCTATTTGATGCATTCATTGTTTATAAATTAAATTATTACAAACCTGCTTATTACTTCTTCAATAAAAAACAATGTTCATTACTGTTGGATTTTAAGCTGGGCTTAATATCAGATTGAATACAACTTTTGTGCCTTTTCCTTCTTCACTTTCAATATTTATTTCTCCATCAAATAATTCAACTATTTCTTTACATAGGTTTAGTCCTAAACCAACTCCTAAGTCATTCATTTTATTAGAAACGGCTCCTTGATAATACAACTCAAATATATTCTTCAAATCCTTCTCGGGGATACCAGCTCCACTATCCTGAATTTCTATTTTTAAATTATACTCATAATCCGAATTTTTCTCGAGATCAATATTAATTGATATGAGTCCGTTTTCTGTAAATTTATTTGCGTTCCCAACTATATTATAAAAAAGTTGATGAATTTTTGTCGCATCAGAATAAACTTCGCAATCGGAATTTAGATTGGACTTCACTTTTATTTTGTTTCCTTTAGTTTCTACCAATGATGATAACGAACTAATGATTTGGTTTATTTCAGTTTTTAAATGAAAATTTTTATTCTTAAGCGTAAGCTCATAATTTTCTACTTTAGAATATTCTAAAATTTGATTTGATAAGAGTAGTAACGAATTAGTCGTAAATTGAATAGACTTGAAAGTATCTTTAATTTCAACATCTTGAACAGAAGAACTTATCTTCTTACTATACATAGAAATTATACTTAAAGGAGACCTAATTTCATGACTAATCATCCCCATAATTCTGTTCTTAAAACTTAAACTCTGACGGATCTGATTCTGAGCTGTAGTTAATCTTTTCTCATACTCAAATGCCATTCTAGTAAAACTAAAAAGGATTATAGATACAATGAACATCAATAATATTAATCCTAATAAGGTATAATTTCGAACTGTTACATTAGACTTGTATTGATTCTCTAATTTCTTTTGAGAATCAGCTTGAAGCGCATTAATTGGTTTGGTATAATTAGGCAATACGGTAGCGCTAAGATTTAATAGCTTATTATTAAGTTCTGTTAGCTTTAAATCTTGATCTCTTAATTTTGAAAATGTCTTTTTTAAATTATTAAATTGTTTTTCATAATATTTATTGGTGGTCATAAAGACATTTGCAATTTGGTCTTCAATACTTCCAGAGACAAGTTTATCATTATACTTCATAGTTACAATGATTTTCAACTGTTCTTTTTGTATTTCTGTTTTTCCTGCAAGTGCATCACCCAGCCTAGAAAAAAGACCTTTTCGAGATACGCTATCCACTTTTATATAAGAATCCGTTTTTATACTGTCAAGAATTTTCTTGTATTCAAACTTTTTAAAATCTAATAAATTTGAAATCTCCTTATTATTAGGTTCAGTCTGTAAATTAATAATAGAGTCAATAGTCGATTTTAGAGCTAAAATTCCTAACTCTGACTTACTCTTCTCTAATAGAACATTTTTAAACTCTATATTCTTTTCAGTAGCATTATTTAACTTATCAACCAATTCACCAGTCTCGATTAATGAAGCAGAATACTTATTCAACGAAGCTTCATCCTTATTACTTATATAATGATTGTAATGTTTTTGAGAATTAATAAATGAATCATTAATCTCATTAGTGAGTTGCTTTAGGTTCCCTAAATTAGTTATTGATTCAAAGAATTTCGACATTTTTGTCTCATTCGTAGTTTCATTATGCCAAATTATGACTGCCATGATTTGTAAAAGAATAACAAATGCCAGCAAAGTATAATGAATTACTTTTCTATGTTCAAATTTTAGTTTTGTAAAACTAAATCTATTGCTTATCAAATTCTTTTCAATCAAAATATATATTTATTAAGATAAAACATGAGTCAAAAAAATAATAACTCATAATAACTGTTTTTAATATAGGTTTTTGATGTAGTATCATGTACTACAATTTAAAATAGATAATGCTTTTTTTAAAATATTAAATTATGACTTACAATTAAAAAAAATTAAGCTTAATTGATAGCCCCCTTTTTTACACAAAAATTAATACCAAACTAAAACAAGAACAACTATTTAAAAGAGATTTGGGGAAGGTCTTTTAATTAAACGATAAAATAAAAATGCTCATACAATTTACGTATTTTAATTATTTATTTTAGAAATAAACCGCTAAAACTTATCATTATGTAGAACATTAGATAATCATACTCTAGAACTTATTCTACAAGTTACCATTTTTTATCCTATAAAAATAAGAATAGGATTGCAATTTAAAATAAAAAAAACTATCCCTACAAATTTTGCAAAAATTTTTATTTAAAAAGTCTCTATTTTCTTAAATACTTCATTTAATTCCGACATTTTTAAGAGAATAATACAAGTAAGTAAAAAATGAAAATTAGCAATTCCTGCCTGACGATTTTATTTCAAAATTGCAGATGAAATTAATTTCCTCCGAAAAACCCAAATAAAACTTAATATAGCTGCCTGATTTTGGTATATCTACTAGTTTAAGGTATTTTTGCCGAAACGATAAAAAATTGGTGATGATAATTAGAAAAGCAACTATAAAGGATTCAAACGATATTGCAACGTATTTACTGTTGGCAATGGAAGATATAGTGTATAACTTCATAGGTGAAGAAGACAATAATAAAGCCAAAGAGTTTTTAATACACTTTATAGAAAAAGAAAACAACCAATATTCTTATCAAAATTGCTTTGTTGTAGAAGAAGATAATGAAATTATTGCAGCTGTAAATATATATGATGGGGCCAAATTACACCTCTTGAGAGAGCCTATAGCGCAATATGTTAGAACACATTATAATAAAGACTTTAATCCTGAGGATGAAACACAAAAAGGAGAATTCTATATCGATACATTAGGGGTAAGTCCTAAATGTCAAGGAAAAGGGATAGGCTCTAAACTATTACAATTTTTGATAGACGAATACGTAACCAAAAATAAACAAACTTTAGGTTTGCTTGTAGATGAAGGCAATTCAAATGCTAAAAAATTATATTTAAAATTAGGTTTTAAACCAGTAGGAAGCAAAACTTTTGTTGGAAATACCTTGGAACACCTTCAAATAAAAGGGTAAAAAAATATATAGATTTAACTGATACATTGATAGATACGTTTTATAAAGTCTAAAAAAGGAAGTAAATAAAAAAACTATCTTTGCGCAAAAATTAATAATACCACATTATAATAAGGACTTCATGTTCCTTATTTTTAAGAAATACCATTGAAATTTAATTTTAAAAATAGCCTTTCGGGACGTAACTTTTTTATTCTAGGAATTGTATTCATCATCCTTACTTTGTTTTCTATTTACATATTAAGCAATTTAATTACAGATATAACCGAAAAAACCAATTCTAGTACAGCACAACGCAACTTCCTTCAAAAGCAAGATGTTGTTGCTAAGGAGTTTACGCGCTTTCTTGATATTCAGAAAGAAATAGCTCAAGTTATCGAAATTAGTACCCCAAAAAATTTATCGAATAATCTAAAAGTTTTAAGTGCAGTACATATTAATAATAGTATTGTAAAAAACAATTGGTTTCAGATAAATGAAGGTAAAATTGAATTCACAGATTCTAAAATCAATACCAATTTAACAACTAGCATCAAAGATTTTATAGCCAAAAATGGAGAAAAAAACGAGCTTAATACTATCATTAAAGACTCTCAAAACTTTTTTTGGCGTATTTATTTTAAGCACCCTACCTTAGATGGAGCCATAGTTCGGTACGGTTATGATATTGATTTAAAGGCCTTACAATCCTATTTCTTAACTATTGATCAAACAGCTGCAAACTATTCTTTTGTTTTTGATCATACAGGAACTATTCTTTATCATCCTGAAGTAAATTTTTTAAAGGGGAATACTTTTAAAATTGAAAATTCAGCTCTATCAGATACTATTTTTAATACTCCTGAGAAATTTACGAAGAGAACAGTGCTTTCTGGGTATATAGGAATCGACTTTTTTAGATACACTAAAAAGTTGAACGTAAAAGATACTAACTGGTACATATCTGTTAATTTTCCTGAAAAAATTTCAAGGGAAGATGTGAATGACATAAAAAAATATGCAACCTTAATTTACTTGATTACAACTATAATCCTGATTTTATTCTTTTACTTATTCACCACTGTTAAACGTAAAAGCTTTCAGGAAAAAGAAGCCTTATCGAAAGAGAAAAACAAATTACTCTTAGAGAATGAAAAAATAAAGAAAGAAAAAGCATTGATTCAATTGAACCAATTAAAAGAACAAATAAATCCACATTTTTTATTTAATTCTTTAAATTCTCTTTATATGCTCATTGATAGCAATACTAAAGTAGCACGTAAATTTACTTTGAATCTATCTAAAATCTATCGCTATTTAATTAATCCGCCTGAAGAGAATATTGTAACTCTACAAGAAGAACTCCTTTTTATAGAAAAATACATTTTTTTACAACAAACGCGATACAAAGATGAATTTGATTTTGCAATCACGATTGAAGATAATAGTGTTTTATCTAAGAAAGTTCCTTATTTATCCTTCCAAATTGCCATAGAAAATGCTATTAAACACAATATTGCTTCTGATGAAAATCCGTTAAAAATAACAATCATAATTCAAAAAAACAAGGTAGTTATTACCAATAATCTAAACGAAAAGCAAAACTTCGAGAAAGAGTCTAAATTCGGTCATAAGTATTTAAAGAGCATTTATAGTTATTATTCAAAAAACGATTTTGAGGTATTTAAAACGGATGAATTTTTTGTCTGTATTTTACCCTTAATTGAATAAAAAAAGCATTCACTCCCAAAAAAAAGCCACTCACTCCTTTTTTGTTTTTTTTAACGTAACGGATAGAATATTTTAGGCGAAAAATTAACCTAAACTTAACTTCAAATGAGGGAAAAGGCATTATTGAAAAATTTACAAAACACATTTTTACTACTATTATTAATAGGTAGTAGTACAATTATTGCGCAGAAAAAAGACAGAAAAAGTAAAAAAGAAAAAACAGAACAAGTTAAAGATTCTACTAGCAACAAAAAAGGGAAAAAATATAATGACCTAATAAAAGATGCTACTGTTAAAAAAGGATTATTTAACATCATACAAGTTAAAACTGATCTTTATCTTGAAATAAATGATTCTCTTTTTCAAAGAGAGTTTCTTGTGGTAAATAAAATTTCGAATGTCCCAATGCAAGTTAATGAGGCTGGACTAAACAAAGGAATGAATTATGAGAATAAGATAATCACTTTCCATAAAGACCTTGTAGCTAAAAAAGTATGGGTAAAATCATCTGTTCCTAGCGTTTCTTCTCCTAAAGATGATGCAATAACAGCTTCTGTTAATAATAATTTTTCAGAATCTATTATAGAGGTTTTTGATATTGAAACAAAAAACAATGATTCAACTGCGGTTGTAATAAAAGCAAATAAAGTTTTTGACGGAAAACAAAAAAGCTTCAATGATATTTTAAGTAGCATTGGATTTGGTGGTTCTGTTAAATCGGAACTGTCTTATATAGAGTTTGCAAAATCTTTTCCTAAAAATATAGTTGTTAAATCACAGCTTACGACCTCAGTAAGTGAAGGTGGTGGTCCTGCCCTATCGGTTACACTTGGAGTAACTAGCAATATTATTTTATTAGACAAGGTACCTATGCAACCTCGTTTTTCAGATAAACGTATTGGATATTTCACTGAAAAACACTGGTATTTTAGTGACGCTCAACACGCAATGCGTGAAAAGGAATTAATTACTCGTTGGAGATTAGAGCCTAAAAAAGAAGACATTGAAAAATACCGTAGAGGAGAATTGGTTGAACCAAAAAAACCTATCGTTTATTATATTGATCCATCTACACCAAAACAATGGCGTTCTTATATTATAGAGGGTGTTCGTGACTGGCAAGTAGCTTTTGAAAAAGCTGGATTTAAAAATGCAGTTATTGCAAAAGAACCTACTGAAGAAGATACAGATTTTGATATCGATGATGTACGTTACTCAGTAATTACTTATGTAGCTTCTCCAAAATCGAATGCTATGGGACCTGCAGTTGTTGATCCTAGAAGCGGTGAAATAATTGAATCAGACATTATCTGGTGGCATAACGTAATGACTTCATTACACAGCTGGATGCGTATTCAAACTGGTGTAATTGACCCTAAAGCTAGAGGGAATAAATTTAGCGACGAACATATGGGTGAGGCTATCCGATTTGTTTCTTCTCATGAAGTTGGACATACTTTTGGTTTAAAACACAATATGGGATCTTCATTTGCTTATGATGTTGAATCTCTTCGTTCTAAAGATTTTACAGCAAAAATGGGTGGAACAGCTCCATCAATCATGGATTATGCTCGTTACAATTATATCGCACAACCAGAAGATCATGTAGAAGCTATTACACCA encodes:
- a CDS encoding LLM class flavin-dependent oxidoreductase, translating into MEIGIDSFASAMYGDNNTLSSVDAMEQLLQRIELADQVGLDVFGIGEHHKKEFLDSATTVILAAAAAKTNTIRLTSAVSVLSAADPVRLYQSFATLDLISKGRAEIVVGRGSSVEAYPLFGFNLNDYDQLFKEKLELLLQIRDNEFVTWSGKFRPALNNLPIYPRALQEKLPIWLGVGGTPESFVRAGTLGLPLMVAVIGGQTHRFRPLIDLYREAGQAAGYAPKELKVGLHSPGYVGSTTDKTIADYYPGYAELWTKLGKERGWPPVTKAQFDGLIDTKGVLVVGNPEQVAEKIVRHSEALGGISRFTFQMDNAGLTHSQLMNAIELIGTKVIPLIRKAE
- a CDS encoding sensor histidine kinase, with the translated sequence MAVIIWHNETTNETKMSKFFESITNLGNLKQLTNEINDSFINSQKHYNHYISNKDEASLNKYSASLIETGELVDKLNNATEKNIEFKNVLLEKSKSELGILALKSTIDSIINLQTEPNNKEISNLLDFKKFEYKKILDSIKTDSYIKVDSVSRKGLFSRLGDALAGKTEIQKEQLKIIVTMKYNDKLVSGSIEDQIANVFMTTNKYYEKQFNNLKKTFSKLRDQDLKLTELNNKLLNLSATVLPNYTKPINALQADSQKKLENQYKSNVTVRNYTLLGLILLMFIVSIILFSFTRMAFEYEKRLTTAQNQIRQSLSFKNRIMGMISHEIRSPLSIISMYSKKISSSVQDVEIKDTFKSIQFTTNSLLLLSNQILEYSKVENYELTLKNKNFHLKTEINQIISSLSSLVETKGNKIKVKSNLNSDCEVYSDATKIHQLFYNIVGNANKFTENGLISINIDLEKNSDYEYNLKIEIQDSGAGIPEKDLKNIFELYYQGAVSNKMNDLGVGLGLNLCKEIVELFDGEINIESEEGKGTKVVFNLILSPA
- a CDS encoding histone H1, yielding MNDLFAKIATEFETFKTEYESLVEKGVKAAGPRARKSTLELEKLLKEFRKVSVEESKK
- a CDS encoding sensor histidine kinase; its protein translation is MGFDFYKRDSSNAINNFRPKSREDRVPAFSGKFFNVSELQAQELKLKVLEERFQFALEASNTGVWDWNIKTNTVFYSSQSFKILEINSADIFDNPERWDEIVHPDDLEEYYAAINEHFEKETPFYENFHRVLTSSGRYKWILDRGEVIERDSNGKPLRVIGTHTDITAQKEKELELVKTMKLYSEKNSQLLNFSHIVAHNLNSHVGNLKLLLDMIDSENKSMEDSEAFGYLRTVSNDLNKTITDLSQIVNIQNNVNIVVKPLNLNNYLKKVLDVVSAYNYRDLGTIINNIPKDATINFNPAYLESVLLNFCTNAIKYAHPDRDLIIEFNFFIEKGKKVFTITDNGLGIDLKKHGHLLFGMYKTFHKHEDAHGIGLYITKNQIESMNGAVSVESAVGVGSTFTVTFND
- a CDS encoding GNAT family N-acetyltransferase, with product MIIRKATIKDSNDIATYLLLAMEDIVYNFIGEEDNNKAKEFLIHFIEKENNQYSYQNCFVVEEDNEIIAAVNIYDGAKLHLLREPIAQYVRTHYNKDFNPEDETQKGEFYIDTLGVSPKCQGKGIGSKLLQFLIDEYVTKNKQTLGLLVDEGNSNAKKLYLKLGFKPVGSKTFVGNTLEHLQIKG
- a CDS encoding response regulator transcription factor; amino-acid sequence: MNASNSYSFLIADDHVVVRQGVNLVLKELFLGATVYKAATFNDTFKILKEVKIDLLILDVNFPDGNSINILAEIKAIQPDVKILIFSALEESIYAMRYLNAGASGYLTKESSEDEMKLAINSMISSGKYMTQNIKDKILDSYISKKPSNPLEALSNREMEVARLFVKGYGNLEILELLKIKKTTVSTYKNRIFEKLEVDNLAELIKIFQLYHDETL
- a CDS encoding YegP family protein — protein: MEKFVITKNANDEFQFYFIDKNEDIILRSSGYTRKFMCEKGVESVKTNSQDSNKFFKKTISDDKVYFNLKAFNGKIIGMSKMYEDRISRDKGMEFLREKAPDAPIEDQTKSSEKLIKTSSLVC
- the lodA gene encoding CTQ-dependent lysine 6-oxidase LodA, coding for MNLTLHPSVGIARLGNSTTEICLSPTEIGGLPYDADNEGNVIGPISQFKDSVGRVKRQGQPFTICNEKGEELTLDSPNVASIHWTVHLASKKAEWYQYSELQGNLLYGGENSYENQGIPLRNPDITGENRKTLFIDPGPRSVSGKLQSIGFNKENAPVGYPIQYPNESGVTYGVAIKTLGDLLTDKSGRLVVLGGYGNAGGKEPLTSYGGSNTWHDDISDGPVYCTVTFTDGSSVELNAWVVVGSPDFAPEIVNISNLSDTMFDVAVQNFNLVPEMCNNGVWNKKYDANFQRDILPIINRISRYQWVANVQPMMAFASNAFDYSDPSDENRDNRQVYYSYFRQADAQPPQPNYLPQEELFKMDGDNRFPMMPINSGSNSVSNENIMKFMALSDTQLFLLEQWANGHFTNSKNFDPYPVNHRDTASIGNCVGLPMCPGIEVTWSLQNPVLYEAPFVIKRFKDEKYYFIHGLTPTRDECEGGGCEPGDLTKRMACPWQADFFQCTIQYINFSDPSKNKTTDDDGNSVPLPPAYYSYWWPPQSPWDVLVGEFTAEGQAKNNVPAGQQMNYARGINSFTQMVEFWYSLGFIRDVNSNSKSYPYLVETERNNELFTYKDWHVGNISNNMADNETTIPVFFIEPNKDKVKKRSLKGALFVNYLEEKAFKPIDTVGILKPRAGSRNRR